Below is a genomic region from Pan troglodytes isolate AG18354 chromosome X, NHGRI_mPanTro3-v2.0_pri, whole genome shotgun sequence.
CCCCAACGCTCACCCCCAGTACTCTATTGAGCCCAAGTGCTTAAAGAAATTGGACAGTTCCTATTTCTACCCACCTTGCTGCTTCCTTGATGATGGATTCAAAAAATCGTTTCCTGACTGCAGTAGGTCCTTGCACTCCTTCAAGCATTTTGAAGACTTTTTCATATTCTGAAGATGTTGAAAAAAACCTTCAGTATTATCAAATATAAAGAAGAATAGAAGTGAATCTACACCTCAGCAATCATGCTTCAGAGgctgaaatgttttaaatgcttaAATCAAGATACCTGCACATACAAaacctaaataataaaaaaggcacCTGCACATACATACGAATGTAACTCCTTTAACCATAAccaagtaagaaaagaaaaacaaaaaatgtacatGCTTTAGTCAAAGAAAAGAGGAACCACCATAAATTACGTGCAATCTCAACTCTGGCAAAGAATGAGCCTCAAGAGGTAACATGGATATCTTCTGAATCATAGAAAGAGAGACTTCCTATAGTTTTATAAAACAGACGTTCTTACACTACTTACTTCGTCCAAGGTATCGGATTTCCTTCACtacttgatattttatatcaGCATTAATTTCTTGTTGGCTTTTGGGAGAGGAGGCTATTCCTCTGCATTCTAGGTCATCTCCAGAGAAACTGCTGGTAACGTTTCCTCCCACAGGTGCATTGCTACCAGGTTTCCGCATCATCCCATCTTTGCTGAAACCAGTGAAGTCATCAATCTGAGAATCCAATTGGCTGGGTGGAATACCATCTCCTGTCATAAGCTCTGGTGAAACAAATTTTGAGTAAAAGCCATCAGTTGGTGTTTGACCACTTTCTTTCCCCTCCACATAAACCTCATGAATGACAGATCTGGAAATCAAACTGAGAAGTTGAGCTGTGAGATACGTGTGTTTCATCACCCCTCTGGGTACATCTATGTGCGCCTCAGTTTCTAgggaattatttatttcataaatgggAGGATACACCAGGGAGAAATCCCAGGCCTGACAAACGGAGGCCAGGACACATAATACAATAAAACCACCTCTTATTTTCTGTCGCCTTGAATAGATATGGAAACCAAGTAAGACAGTACAACTCTAAAGCAACATTCACAGATCCCTGGTACTCATGGGATAGTTTCAGCTTGTTATGCTTTACAAGTTGAAAGCAGCAAGTCTCACTTGATATCATGATTTCTCAAACTCACTTACAAACTGCCATGCTTTACTGAGCTGGAACCCAGGCAACTGGGATACAACTCAACCGGTCTCCTGTTATATCAAACATATTCTGAGAAAATAGAGGCGGCCATTACTGCTAAAAGTTCTATACGCACTCCATCACCAAAAAGTCCCTTTTACTGTATGATTTTCCTCatccttcctttctgtctcacAAAAGTGACTTTCTTTTCACTCCAGGTCTGACACCTCTCATTTATTCATCGTCTGTGGCAGGCAGCATGCCAGTAGCTGGGGATCAGCAGTAAACAGCCCAGAGAGCAACGttccctgcccttgtggagctcACATCCTCATGGGGCGGTCAGACAGTACGTGCACAATGAGCAAATGAAACATACAGTGTTGGGCTAGTGGTAAGGAAGCAGTCCACAGGCCTGTGGGCAACAGCAGCAGAGGGAGCCCCAGGAGCTGCTGCTGGTTGGGCAGAGCCTTCTGTGGAGGTACCCTTGGGCAGGGCTTGAAGGAAAAAGCAGAGCTGCCTGCGCAGAGGCAGAGGGGGAGTTCCAGGCTGCGGTGAGGCCAAGGATATGGGCTGGAGTGGGGATGGACCGGGCACTACGGGGTGAAGGACAGTAGCAGAGAGACTCAGGAGATGATGGGGCCCGTGTGAGGAGAGGGTGACAGAGGCCAGGCCACGCAGAACCTCGCAGACCAAAGCTGCTTCGCAGTCGGTTCTGAGTGCTTAGGAGTGTTGAGGATGGGTGTTCAGGAGCGACATGGCATCACGTGATTTACATGCCAACATCATGACCCGGCTGCAGGGTTGGAGGGTATGTGTTTGATGCGGGAAATAATGggaaacatggaggtatctcaGGAGCTCAGTGATTGATCGTGGCAGAGTGGaatagaaggagagagagagatgctgggGTTCAGGAATTTTTTACAGTAtttagagaagagaagaaaaagaaatgtagaaaaaaacaatgatggggtcgggggtggtggctcgtgcatgtaatcccagcactttgggaggctgaggtgggtggatcacctgaggtgaggagttccagaccagcctggccgacatggcgaaaccccatctctactaaacttacaaaaattagctgggtgtggtggctcgtggtTGTAATCCCACTACTCGGGGGGCtgcggcagaagaatcacttgaacccaggagacggagatttcagtgagccgagatcgcgccactgcactccagcctggccgagaagagcgaaactccatctcaagaaaaaaatgatagagaTTCACCAATAAggacaagaaattaaaaaaaaaaagattgtgggaAATGGAAATCCTAGAAGGTTTTCATGAAGAAGCGAGTGAACAActgtcaaatgctgctgagaaATTAATGGCAATGTCAGCTGAAACTGTTGACCTTGTCAAGGACAGTTTCTCTGgaggggatgaggcaggaggcCGACTGCACTGGATACAGCATGAAGAGGGGTGAGGACAGGCTTACTTACTCTTTTCTTTGGACATGGCAGAGCCTGCAATAAGGCTGTCTCCTGCTCCTTGTTTCCTTGCCAACAGGGCCATCCTCTGCCTTTTCTGATACGAAGGACTGTCACATTCCCTGGGACGTTTAAACACGGTTTCAGGATCTACAGCCACCTTCTCTGTTTTATCGGTCATTGTTTCCTGAAAAACATCAATGAACGTACTCCATTCACGACAAAAATCTAACAATCACAAAATGGCAAACAGTCTGCATATGTGTATACAACCAAGACTTTGAATCATTAATTTCACTTTTAATCATGAGCCAAGATTTACCAAGTCTGAACAAACACTCTGTTCTCAGGAAAGGAAACCCAATTTTAATGTACACTaagtaaaacagaagaaagatgGTGTAACCAAATCAATCAGAATGCTTGTGGAATAAGCAGCTGACATCaaccaaaaatagataaaaatattattacctATTTGAAGATGTACAAGCCAATCTGTATTAACCCTTATTAGAAAAAATGGATGTATAAACCAATCTGTATTAACccttattatacattatattttaaattttatattatatatatttaatatataagtatttatGCTTATATATTCAAACAGATGTATAAACCAACGTGTATTAACCCTTATTAGGAACCCTTATTAGAAGATTGATACAAAACTGATAACAACATCTGTCAAGGACtttagaaggaagaaaaactaCAAGATCAAGCCAAAAATACCAGCCAATATCACCCTGAACTTAGACGCAAAAATTCCAAACTAAGGGTGAGCAAATAAAATGTACTAGTACTTAAAAAGGACATACATCAGCCATGGTGCAGTATATTGCAGAAAGGCAACAttgatttaacatttgaaaatcgaTAAACGTAGTGCAccacattaacaacaacaacaacaacaacaacaaaaaaacagggaaACACCGCATGATCATTTTCATACATGGATCAATGTTTAAagtccattcatgataaaaattatcACCAACTTAGGAAAAAGGCAACTTTCTTAACCTGGTTAGCATATgtacaaaaaaattgtaaatgccATACTTTATAGTGATGTATCAGTATTTTCTCCCTGAGTttgaaaacaagacaaagatgtccactATCCATTCAAGAATTTACTGGAGGTTCTAAAAAGTACCATAGCATCAGGAAAATATAACAGgtttaaaatttggaaagaaataaaactgtcattaTCCACAGATGACATTGTTCTGTGCATAGaaaaatgcagaagaataaaatcattATGGTTAATAAGCAAATTTAGTCAACATATTAGATATAATGAAAACCAATGGCATTTCTGTATAATTAATAGCAACAAATAATTAGAATATGAGATTTCAAATGTCATTAAAAACAGTTCCAAAAACatcaaatatttaggaataaatctaatcAAGATGTGCTAGAGTActtcacaaaaattataaaacatcactcagagaaattcaagactgcagtaaatggagaaaaatattctttccatgcattggaagactttttttttttttttttttgagtcagagcctcactctgtcacccaggctgcagtgcagtggcacagtctctgctcactgcaacctccacttcccaggttcaagcaattctcctgcctcagcctcctgagtagctgcgattacgggtgcctgccacgacgctggataaagaaaacgtggtacatatacaccacggaatactatgcagccataaaaaagaatgagttcatgtcctttgaagggacatgtgtcagcaagctaacacaggaacagaaaaccaaataccacgtgtcctcactcataagtgggagttgaacaatgagaacacatggacgcagggagaagaacatcacacagtggggcctgtcaggggttggggggctaggggagggatagcattagagaaatacctaatgtagatgacgggtcaatgggtgcagcaaacaaccatggcatgtgtcttcctatgtaacaaacctgcacgttctgcccatgtatcccagaacttaaagtataattttaaaaaaaggaatattatcGTAATGACATCGGGTGAGTCAAAGATGtttcttaaaatgataaaaagcaCTATCCATAAATAATAcactaattaataaaat
It encodes:
- the LOC107973088 gene encoding cancer/testis antigen family 45 member A10 isoform X2, coding for MTDKTEKVAVDPETVFKRPRECDSPSYQKRQRMALLARKQGAGDSLIAGSAMSKEKKLMTGDGIPPSQLDSQIDDFTGFSKDGMMRKPGSNAPVGGNVTSSFSGDDLECRGIASSPKSQQEINADIKYQVVKEIRYLGRKYEKVFKMLEGVQGPTAVRKRFFESIIKEAARCMRRDFVKHLKKKLKRMI
- the LOC107973088 gene encoding cancer/testis antigen family 45 member A10 isoform X1, coding for MSITPKHARGHVSHNSQKETMTDKTEKVAVDPETVFKRPRECDSPSYQKRQRMALLARKQGAGDSLIAGSAMSKEKKLMTGDGIPPSQLDSQIDDFTGFSKDGMMRKPGSNAPVGGNVTSSFSGDDLECRGIASSPKSQQEINADIKYQVVKEIRYLGRKYEKVFKMLEGVQGPTAVRKRFFESIIKEAARCMRRDFVKHLKKKLKRMI